One part of the Nostoc sp. PCC 7120 = FACHB-418 genome encodes these proteins:
- a CDS encoding lipid kinase encodes MSLRALLLVNRHARQGQERLLEAIDHLKKFNFQLIEETTEHPKHLSQVIHKYKDQVDLVIVGGGDGTLNAVVDALVETQLPLGILPLGTANDLARTLGISNSLPEACKTIAEGELRRIDLGWVNGKHFFNVASLGLSVKITRRLTKEFKRRWGVFAYAVTAIQVIWESRPFSAEIRSKDRVFRVKTVQIAVGNGRYYGGGMAIVPDASIDDQRLDLYSLEISHWWEIIPLLPAMRNGRHIHRQNVRALNGQEFEVYTRKPRAINTDGEITTYTPATFRVLPKAVAVLVPPV; translated from the coding sequence ATGAGCCTCCGCGCACTGCTATTAGTAAATCGTCATGCCCGCCAAGGACAAGAACGTCTATTGGAAGCAATTGATCATCTGAAAAAATTCAATTTTCAGTTAATTGAAGAGACAACAGAACATCCTAAACACCTTTCGCAAGTTATACATAAATATAAAGATCAAGTTGATTTAGTTATAGTTGGGGGTGGTGATGGTACATTAAATGCTGTCGTTGACGCTTTAGTAGAGACACAATTACCTTTAGGAATTTTGCCACTAGGAACTGCTAATGACTTAGCCAGAACATTAGGAATTTCTAACTCATTGCCTGAAGCTTGTAAAACAATTGCCGAAGGAGAATTAAGACGTATTGATTTAGGTTGGGTAAATGGTAAACACTTTTTTAATGTTGCCAGTTTAGGGCTAAGTGTAAAAATTACCCGCCGACTTACTAAAGAATTTAAACGTCGTTGGGGTGTATTTGCTTATGCTGTCACAGCAATACAAGTTATTTGGGAATCTCGTCCTTTCAGTGCGGAAATTCGCTCTAAAGATAGAGTATTCCGTGTTAAAACTGTACAAATTGCTGTTGGAAATGGTCGCTATTACGGCGGTGGTATGGCTATAGTTCCTGATGCCAGCATTGATGACCAAAGACTAGACCTTTATAGTTTAGAAATTAGTCATTGGTGGGAAATTATTCCCTTATTACCTGCAATGCGAAATGGCAGACACATTCATCGACAAAACGTCCGCGCCCTCAACGGACAGGAGTTTGAAGTTTATACACGTAAACCCCGTGCCATCAATACGGATGGTGAAATCACAACCTACACCCCCGCCACATTTCGCGTTCTTCCTAAAGCCGTAGCTGTTTTAGTTCCGCCAGTGTGA
- a CDS encoding exopolysaccharide biosynthesis protein, which yields MAIHINSHQIHLSFSQEIKSLLQRLAEQHLTLGDILAETSERGFSLVIALLVLPFLFPMPPGATGPFGAACLILSVQMLLGRRSPWLPKKIAHYKFPRPFAQFLLQNLRRVTKVVEKIARPRLSKIAHNPLIWRINGFCISWLTILLISPIPLTNPIPTVGILLLAIATIESDGLLICLSYVVTAVITVIFAFIGYGLWLAPSILPSIFK from the coding sequence GTGGCAATTCACATCAACTCACACCAAATACATTTGAGCTTTTCTCAAGAAATTAAGTCATTGCTGCAACGTTTAGCCGAACAGCATTTGACACTTGGCGACATTTTGGCAGAAACCTCAGAACGTGGTTTTAGCTTGGTAATTGCATTATTGGTTTTGCCTTTCTTGTTTCCCATGCCACCAGGGGCAACAGGGCCTTTTGGTGCTGCCTGTCTGATATTATCGGTACAGATGCTTTTGGGTAGGCGATCGCCTTGGCTACCTAAAAAAATCGCTCATTATAAATTCCCCCGTCCTTTTGCCCAGTTTCTCCTCCAAAATCTGCGGCGTGTCACCAAGGTTGTAGAGAAAATCGCCCGTCCCCGGTTAAGCAAAATAGCTCATAACCCATTAATTTGGCGTATCAACGGGTTTTGTATATCTTGGTTGACAATATTACTTATCTCACCAATTCCCTTAACTAACCCGATACCTACTGTTGGTATTTTATTATTAGCGATCGCCACAATTGAATCTGATGGTTTACTAATTTGCCTCAGCTATGTCGTCACTGCTGTCATTACAGTTATATTTGCATTTATTGGTTACGGTTTATGGTTGGCTCCTAGCATTCTACCGTCTATTTTTAAATAG